Proteins encoded within one genomic window of Gadus chalcogrammus isolate NIFS_2021 chromosome 6, NIFS_Gcha_1.0, whole genome shotgun sequence:
- the nmrk1 gene encoding nicotinamide riboside kinase 1 isoform X1 → MNTLTLVVGIGGVTNGGKSTLATNLQKKLPHSCIIAQDTFFKDDSVVPVDSNGFKQYDLLDALHMDKMMEEIYSWWRDPQSYHQSTCATTEAGRTEVFVVIVEGFLIFNHRPLNELMNKKYFLEIPYDECQNRRCSRVYTPPDPPGYFDGHVWPMYLKNRQEMQLQGIVFLDGLKSEAELLGYVYDDITTEIKNLRGKTEINSVNL, encoded by the exons ATGAATACACTTACTTTAGTTGTTGGAATAGGAGG GGTGACCAATGGCGGGAAGTCCACGTTGGCTACCAATCTACAGAAGAAGCTGCCACACAGTTGCATCATTGCACAGGACACATTTTTTAAA GATGACTCCGTGGTACCTGTCGACAGTAATGGATTCAAACAATATGACC TGCTGGATGCTCTGCACATGGACAAGATGATGGAGGAGATCTACTCGTGGTGGCGGGACCCACAGTCCTACCACCAGTCAACATGTGCCACAACGGAAGCTGGCCGCACGGAGGTCTTTGTGGTGATCGTAGAGGGCTTCCTCATATTCAACCACAG GCCtttgaatgaattaatgaacaAAAAATACTTCCTGGAAATCCCTTATGATGAATGTCAGAATAGGAGATG TTCAAGAGTGTACACGCCCCCAGATCCGCCGGGGTATTTTGACGGACACGTTTGGCCGATGTACCTGAAGAATCGTCAGGAGATGCAGCTGCAAGGGATCG TTTTTCTGGATGGATTGAAGTCAGAAGCTGAGCTACTAGGATATGTATATGATGATATAACTACGGAAATCAAAAACCTCAGG GGAAAGACTGAAATTAATTCAGTCAATTTGTAA
- the LOC130384064 gene encoding gamma-glutamyl hydrolase, with the protein MFREWFAAYVFLLLVRHYTDAMSSERHHEAINNRPIIGILAQEVVDDVMKPFGKTYIPDSYVKYIESGGSRVVPIRLTLTATEYEKIFRSINGLLLIGGSTDLETSDFARVSKIFYHLAVKANDGGDYFPIWGTCLGMQLLTVLVAGENLLSPTPAENIPLPLNLTPDVHSSRMFKGFPSEVMTALSREPLTGNFHKFGITNETFAGNEKLHTFYTVLSTNVAENGATFISTMEAKNYPFYGVQWHPEVNRFQWAPDVQFPHSPYAVRVSSLLAEFYIDEGRRSFHSYDTPDEEASSLIYNYQPVYAGNLTRYEQIYFF; encoded by the exons ATGTTCAGAGAATGGTTTGCTGCATACGTATTTCTACTTTTGGTTCGTCACTACACCGATGCAATGTCCTCAGAACGCCACCACGAGGCTATCAATAACAGACCCATTATCG GTATTTTGGCTCAAGAAGTTGTTGACGATGTCATGAAACCATTTGGGAAGACCTACATACCAGACTCCTATGTGAAATATATTGAGTCCGGAGGGAGCAGAGTTGTGCCGATTCG CTTGACCCTGACCGCTACCGAGTATGAGAAGATATTCAGATCCATCAATGG GTTGCTTCTCATTGGAGGATCAACAGACCTGGAAACATCAGACTTTGCAAGAGTGTCAAAGATTTTCTACCACCTGGCTGTTAAG GCCAATGATGGTGGCGACTACTTCCCCATCTGGGGCACATGTCTTGGCATGCAGCTACTGACGGTACTGGTTGCCGGGGAGAATCTGCTGTCCCCTACACCAGCAGAAAACATACCGCTTCCACTTAACCTGACTCCAG ATGTGCATTCCAGTCGAATGTTTAAGGGGTTTCCCAGTGAGGTCATGACTGCTTTGTCCAGAGAGCCATTGACTGGGAATTTTCACAAGTTTGGAATCACaaacgag ACCTTTGCAGGAAACGAGAAGTTGCACACATTCTACACCGTCTTGTCTACAAACGTAGCTGAAAACGGGGCCACATTTATCTCCACGATGGAAG CTAAGAATTATCCGTTCTACGGAGTCCAGTGGCATCCAGAAGTGAACCGCTTCCAGTGGGCCCCCGACGTGCAGTTCCCCCACTCTCCTTACGCGGTCCGAGTCTCCTCCCTGCTGGCAGAGTTCTACATTGACGAAG GCAGAAGAAGTTTTCATTCTTATGACACTCCCGATGAAGAGGCCTCTTCACTGATTTACAACTACCAGCCTGTGTACGCTGGCAACCTCACACGATACGAGCAGATTTACTTCTTCTGA
- the nmrk1 gene encoding nicotinamide riboside kinase 1 isoform X2, with translation MNTLTLVVGIGGVTNGGKSTLATNLQKKLPHSCIIAQDTFFKDDSVVPVDSNGFKQYDLLDALHMDKMMEEIYSWWRDPQSYHQSTCATTEAGRTEVFVVIVEGFLIFNHRPLNELMNKKYFLEIPYDECQNRRCSRVYTPPDPPGYFDGHVWPMYLKNRQEMQLQGIGN, from the exons ATGAATACACTTACTTTAGTTGTTGGAATAGGAGG GGTGACCAATGGCGGGAAGTCCACGTTGGCTACCAATCTACAGAAGAAGCTGCCACACAGTTGCATCATTGCACAGGACACATTTTTTAAA GATGACTCCGTGGTACCTGTCGACAGTAATGGATTCAAACAATATGACC TGCTGGATGCTCTGCACATGGACAAGATGATGGAGGAGATCTACTCGTGGTGGCGGGACCCACAGTCCTACCACCAGTCAACATGTGCCACAACGGAAGCTGGCCGCACGGAGGTCTTTGTGGTGATCGTAGAGGGCTTCCTCATATTCAACCACAG GCCtttgaatgaattaatgaacaAAAAATACTTCCTGGAAATCCCTTATGATGAATGTCAGAATAGGAGATG TTCAAGAGTGTACACGCCCCCAGATCCGCCGGGGTATTTTGACGGACACGTTTGGCCGATGTACCTGAAGAATCGTCAGGAGATGCAGCTGCAAGGGATCGGTAATTAA
- the mapkapk5 gene encoding MAP kinase-activated protein kinase 5 isoform X2 has translation MSEDNADKFIKETSILEEYNINWTQKLGAGISGPVRVCVMKSSQERLALKILIDRPKARNEVRLHMMCASHPNVVQILEVYANSVQFPHESSPRARLLIVMEMMEGGELFHRISQHRHFTEKMASQVTKQIGEALEHCHFLNIAHRDLKPENLLFKDNSLDAPVKLCDFGFAKIDQGDLMTPQFTPYYVAPQVLEAQRRHQKEKSGIIPTSPTPYTYNKSCDLWSLGVIIYVMLCGYPPFYSKHHSRTIPKDMRKKIMTASFDFPEDEWSQISEMAKDIVRKLLKVKPEERLTIEGVLAHPWLNCTEALDNVLPSAQMMMDKAVVAGIQQAHAEQLANMRIQDLNVSLKPLNSVNNPILRKRKLLGPKPTDGIFIHDPENGEDSNVALEKLRDVIAQCILPQAGENEDEKLNQVMYEAWRFNRDCKLLRDSLQGLSWDGRAFSDKVDRLKLAEIVKQAIEEKTNLEEAH, from the exons ATGTCGGAGGATAATGCAGACAAATTCATCAAG GAAACATCCATTCTGGAGGAATACAACATCAATTGGACCCAAAAACTGGGAGCTGGCATCAGCGGGCCCGTGAG AGTTTGCGTGATGAAATCCTCTCAGGAACGCCTTGCCCTCAAGATACTTATTGATCGCCCCAAGGCCCGGAATGAG GTCCGTCTTCACATGATGTGTGCTAGTCACCCAAACGTGGTTCAAATCCTAGAAGTTTATGCCAACAGTGTCCAGTTCCCCCATGAATCAAGTCCAAG AGCAAGGCTACTAATCGTTATGGAGATGATGGAAGGGGGGGAGCTGTTTCACAGAATCAGCCAACACAGACACTTTACAGAGAAGATGGCCAGCCAGGTCACTAAGCAG ATCGGCGAGGCGTTGGAACACTGTCACTTCCTGAATATTGCACACCGGGACCTGAAGCCAGAGAACCTGCTCTTCAAGGATAACTCTCTC GACGCACCGGTGAAGTTGTGTGACTTTGGCTTTGCCAAGATCGACCAGGGCGACCTGATGACGCCTCAGTTCACTCCGTACTACGTAGCACCTCAG GTACTTGAGGCCCAAAGAAGACACCAGAAAGAGAAGTCTGGAATCATACCTACCTCACCCACTCCCTATACCTACAATAAG AGCTGTGACTTGTGGTCTCTGGGGGTGATCATCTATGTGATGCTCTGCGGCTACCCTCCCTTCTACTCCAAGCACCACAGCCGTACCATCCCTAAGGACATGAGGAAAAAGATCATGACGGCCAGCTTTGACTTCCCAGAGGACGAGTGGAGCCAGATCTCAGAGATGGCCAAGGATATTGTTCGcaa GCTGCTGAAGGTGAAGCCAGAGGAGCGACTGACCATCGAGGGAGTCCTGGCTCACCCCTGGCTCAACTGCACCGAGGCGCTGGACAACGTGCTGCCCTCTGCCCAGATGATGATGGACAAG GCGGTAGTAGCAGGTATCCAGCAGGCGCACGCGGAGCAGTTGGCCAACATGAGGATCCAGGATCTCAACGTCAGCCTGAAGCCTCTGAACTCCGTGAACAACCCAATCCTCAGGAAACGAAAGCTGCTCGG CCCCAAGCCCACTGATGGTATTTTCATCCATGACCCTGAGAATGGAGAAGACTCAAACGTAGCACTTGAAAAACTAAGAGACGTCATCGCTCAGTGTATACTACCGCAGGCTG GGGAGAATGAGGATGAGAAGCTGAATCAGGTCATGTACGAGGCCTGGAGGTTCAACAGAGACTGTAAACTACTGAGAGACAGTCTACAGGGGCTCAGCTGGGACG GACGGGCCTTTTCTGACAAAGTAGACCGCTTGAAGTTGGCTGAGATAGTAAAACAGGCAATCGAAGAGAAGACAAACCTTGAAGAAGCTCATTAG
- the mapkapk5 gene encoding MAP kinase-activated protein kinase 5 isoform X1 — MLDKPSSMTYALFCEFMETSILEEYNINWTQKLGAGISGPVRVCVMKSSQERLALKILIDRPKARNEVRLHMMCASHPNVVQILEVYANSVQFPHESSPRARLLIVMEMMEGGELFHRISQHRHFTEKMASQVTKQIGEALEHCHFLNIAHRDLKPENLLFKDNSLDAPVKLCDFGFAKIDQGDLMTPQFTPYYVAPQVLEAQRRHQKEKSGIIPTSPTPYTYNKSCDLWSLGVIIYVMLCGYPPFYSKHHSRTIPKDMRKKIMTASFDFPEDEWSQISEMAKDIVRKLLKVKPEERLTIEGVLAHPWLNCTEALDNVLPSAQMMMDKAVVAGIQQAHAEQLANMRIQDLNVSLKPLNSVNNPILRKRKLLGPKPTDGIFIHDPENGEDSNVALEKLRDVIAQCILPQAGENEDEKLNQVMYEAWRFNRDCKLLRDSLQGLSWDGRAFSDKVDRLKLAEIVKQAIEEKTNLEEAH, encoded by the exons ATGTTGGATAAACCGTCCTCTATGACGTATGCTTTGTTTTGTGAGTTCATG GAAACATCCATTCTGGAGGAATACAACATCAATTGGACCCAAAAACTGGGAGCTGGCATCAGCGGGCCCGTGAG AGTTTGCGTGATGAAATCCTCTCAGGAACGCCTTGCCCTCAAGATACTTATTGATCGCCCCAAGGCCCGGAATGAG GTCCGTCTTCACATGATGTGTGCTAGTCACCCAAACGTGGTTCAAATCCTAGAAGTTTATGCCAACAGTGTCCAGTTCCCCCATGAATCAAGTCCAAG AGCAAGGCTACTAATCGTTATGGAGATGATGGAAGGGGGGGAGCTGTTTCACAGAATCAGCCAACACAGACACTTTACAGAGAAGATGGCCAGCCAGGTCACTAAGCAG ATCGGCGAGGCGTTGGAACACTGTCACTTCCTGAATATTGCACACCGGGACCTGAAGCCAGAGAACCTGCTCTTCAAGGATAACTCTCTC GACGCACCGGTGAAGTTGTGTGACTTTGGCTTTGCCAAGATCGACCAGGGCGACCTGATGACGCCTCAGTTCACTCCGTACTACGTAGCACCTCAG GTACTTGAGGCCCAAAGAAGACACCAGAAAGAGAAGTCTGGAATCATACCTACCTCACCCACTCCCTATACCTACAATAAG AGCTGTGACTTGTGGTCTCTGGGGGTGATCATCTATGTGATGCTCTGCGGCTACCCTCCCTTCTACTCCAAGCACCACAGCCGTACCATCCCTAAGGACATGAGGAAAAAGATCATGACGGCCAGCTTTGACTTCCCAGAGGACGAGTGGAGCCAGATCTCAGAGATGGCCAAGGATATTGTTCGcaa GCTGCTGAAGGTGAAGCCAGAGGAGCGACTGACCATCGAGGGAGTCCTGGCTCACCCCTGGCTCAACTGCACCGAGGCGCTGGACAACGTGCTGCCCTCTGCCCAGATGATGATGGACAAG GCGGTAGTAGCAGGTATCCAGCAGGCGCACGCGGAGCAGTTGGCCAACATGAGGATCCAGGATCTCAACGTCAGCCTGAAGCCTCTGAACTCCGTGAACAACCCAATCCTCAGGAAACGAAAGCTGCTCGG CCCCAAGCCCACTGATGGTATTTTCATCCATGACCCTGAGAATGGAGAAGACTCAAACGTAGCACTTGAAAAACTAAGAGACGTCATCGCTCAGTGTATACTACCGCAGGCTG GGGAGAATGAGGATGAGAAGCTGAATCAGGTCATGTACGAGGCCTGGAGGTTCAACAGAGACTGTAAACTACTGAGAGACAGTCTACAGGGGCTCAGCTGGGACG GACGGGCCTTTTCTGACAAAGTAGACCGCTTGAAGTTGGCTGAGATAGTAAAACAGGCAATCGAAGAGAAGACAAACCTTGAAGAAGCTCATTAG
- the ostf1 gene encoding osteoclast-stimulating factor 1, with product MRTRHLSVNSRLSTSSLSEKVHSLTVIDYIPSTHVYREFVIYTMSKPPPKPAKPGQVKVFRAMFTFDPRTPDELYFEEGDILYISDTSDSHWWKGTCRGRTGLIPSNYVAEQAESIDNPMHEAAKRGNLSWLRECLENKVGINGLDKAGNTALYWGCHGGHRDVVELLLGHPNIELNQQNKLGDTPLHAAAWKGYSDIVEMLLNKDSRTDVKNNENKLALEMATNAQCASLIKRKQGGNITRSHSNAEEYLDDEDSD from the exons ATGCGTACACGACACCTTTCCGTAAACTCGAGATTGTCAACTTCCTCATTGAGTGAGAAAGTGCATTCGTTGACCGTGATCGACTATATTCCATCGACTCACGTATATCGGGAATTTGTCATCTATACAATGTCGAAGCCACCGCCAAAACCGGCCAAACCAG GCCAAGTAAAGGTGTTCAGAGCAATGTTCACCTTTGACCCCAGAACT CCTGATGAGCTGTACTTTGAAGAAGGAGATATATTGTATATCTCTGACACT AGTGACAGTCATTGGTGGAAGGGGACATGCAGGGGACGAACAGGACTCATCCCCAGTAACTACG TTGCTGAGCAGGCGGAATCTATCGACAACCCGATGCATGAAGCAGCCAAGAGAG gcaatCTGAGCTGGCTGCGAGAATGTCTGGAGAACAAGGTGGGCATCAATGGACTGGACAAGGCTGGGAACACGGCCCTCTACTGGGGTTGTCACGGTGGACATAGAG ATGTGGTGGAGCTGTTGCTGGGACACCCAAACATAGAGCTCAACCAGCAG AACAAACTGGGGGACACTCCCCTCCATGCTGCAGCCTGGAAAGGATACTCTGACATCGTAGAAATGCTGCTCAACAAGG ATTCAAGGACAGACGTCAAGAACAACGAGAACAAGCTGGCGCTGGAGATGGCCACCAATGCTCAATGTGCCTCGTTGATCAAGAGGAAACAAGGAGGCA ACATCACGCGCTCGCATAGCAACGCAGAGGAGTACCTGGACGACGAAGACTCGGACTGA